TATTAACTATTAATCTGGAATCTAGTGATAGCGATACTAGCTCAGATACACAATAATGAACGTTATATGGCGAAATCTAGCAATTAGATTTCGCCAACATTTTTTAGTACATACAGTTTGAATGAAAAAAGGAGAGAAAAAAATGAATTTACCAAATAAATTAACGGTTATCCGAATTTTTATGATACCAATTTTTGTTATTCTTTGTGTGGTCCCCTTTAATTGGGGCAGCATTACATGGCTTGATTCTACCATCCCAGTTACAAGCTTAGTTGCTACTATTATTTTCATCGTAGCAGCTCTTACAGACTGGTTTGATGGACATTTAGCACGTAAATACAACCTGATTACCAATTTCGGTAAATTTGCAGATCCGATGGCTGATAAGCTTCTTGTGGCAGCTGCATTTATTATTCTAGTAGAAATGCACATTGCTCCTTCTTGGGTTGTTATTTTAATCATCAGTCGTGAACTTGCTGTAACAGGGCTTCGTTTACTGTTAGTAGAAGGTGGAGAAGTACTGGCAGCTGGTCAACTTGGGAAAATTAAAACTTTCACACAAATGATTGCTATTCCATTAATGCTATTAGATAATTTCCCCTTTGCTTGGACAGGTATTCGTGTTGATTTAATATTCTTATATGTTTGTGCGTTCTTTGCAGTATGGTCTGGAATTGACTATTTCTACAAAAACCGTGGCGTATTTAAAGGCTCCATGTAATAAAGAAAAAAGCATACCATGTGTGCTTTTTTTCTATACCAAGAATTCGTTAGGGAGATGAAAAGAAATGGCAAATGCAGAAATTATTGCAGTAGGAACAGAATTATTATTAGGACAAATCGTTAATTCGAACGCCGCTTTTATTTCACAAGAATTAGCAGCGGACGGAATTTATGTCTACCATCATACAGTTGTTGGAGATAACCCAGCGCGTCTAAAAGAAGTGATAAAAATTGCTGAAAACCGCAGTGATATTTTAATTTTAACAGGTGGACTTGGACCAACTGAAGATGATATTACGAAACAAATTTTAGCTGAACATTTGCAGAAAAATTTAATAATCGATCCATTTCATATGAATAAAATTACCGAATATTTTGCTTCAAGAAGTCGTACGATGACTGAAAACAACAAATTACAAGCAGTTATTATTGAAGGGGCGATTGTTTTAAATAATGATTATGGCTTTGCTGCAGGGATGTTTTTACAGCAAAATAACCATACATACATTTTATTACCTGGACCTCCTTCTGAAATGAAACCAATGTTTAGTCATTACGCAAACCCTTTGCTTGTAAAAGATAATGGAGCGGAAAATATTTTAGAATCTAAAATTATGCGTTTTTTTGGTATTGGTGAATCTCAACTAGCTGCGGATTTAAATGATCTGATTGTAACACAAGAGAATCCTACTATCGCTACTTATGCTGGAGATAATGAAGTGATTGTGCGTATTACGGCAACAGCCAAAACAAAGGAAGAAGCAGCGAATCTAGTCAATGAAACCGAACAAGAAATTCTTCAACGTGATGGCGCTTTTTTATATGGATACGGGGAAGTTACTTTGCCAGAATTAGTAACGGCGATGTTGCTAGAGAAAAACATTACCATATCAGCTGCTGAAAGTTTAACGGCCGGTCTTTTTCAAGCTGAAATTGCTCGTTTCCCTGGAATTTCGAAAATTTTCAAAGGGGGAATGGTTACTTACAGTGCAGAAGCAAAACAATCTATTTTACAAGTTTCCAAACAAGTAATTGCAGATAAAGGTGTGGTTAGTTCGGAATGTGCTACTGAGATGGCAGTTAATGTGAGACGGCTTTGCAATACCGATTTGGGTATTAGTTTCACAGGTGTTGCAGGACCAGACAGTTTAGAAGGCCATCCAGCAGGAACTATTTGGATTGGCTTAAGCATCAAAGGGTACAAAACAGAAGCCTATCAATTTGTTTATGGTCGAGATAGGAATCATAATCGTCGCCGAGCTGTAAAACAAGGATTTCAACTAATTAAGCAATTTTTAGATACCAATGCTTCATTTTCTTTTAAGTAAAAAAAGAAATTTGGCAGGCAAAAAGCAAAAAGGACCTATAAAAAAGTATTAGACGCAAGCTTGAAATCCCGCTATAATTAAGGAGAAAGTAACCGGTACTTACACAAAATAAAAAATACGAATAAATGTTCGCTTTTTACTTGCTAATCACTCTAAAATACGTTATAGTAATTCTAGGAAATACATTCTGACTGTTTTTTTTAGAGAGAAGAAGTAGAGAAACAGCTTTTAGGATATTTATGAAGGAGGCAACAACGTGAATGATCGTCAAGCGGCATTAGACCAAGCTTTAAAACAAATTGAAAAACAATTCGGTAAAGGTTCCATTATGAAATTAGGGGAGCATTCAGACCAAAATATATCTACTATTTCTAGTGGTTCATTAGCATTAGATATTGCTTTAGGAGTCGGCGGATATCCCAGAGGGCGTATTATTGAAGTATACGGACCCGAAAGTTCTGGTAAGACAACTGTTGCACTACACGCTATTGCAGAAGTACAAGCTCAAGGTGGGACAGCGGCATTTATTGATGCAGAACATGCACTCGATCCTGCATATGCCAAAAATCTGGGTGTTAATATTGATGAGTTACTTTTATCTCAACCAGATACAGGAGAACAAGCATTAGAAATTGCTGAAGCACTAGTAAGAAGTGGCGCGGTTGATATGCTAGTTATTGACTCTGTAGCAGCACTTGTACCACGAGCAGAAATCGAAGGCGAAATGGGTGATGCACATGTTGGTTTGCAAGCACGATTAATGTCACAAGCTTTACGTAAACTTTCTGGAGCTATCAATAAATCTAAAACTATCGCGATTTTCATCAATCAAATTCGTGAAAAAGTGGGTGTTATGTTCGGTAATCCAGAAATCACACCTGGTGGCCGGGCGCTTAAATTCTATTCTACTGTTCGTTTAGAAGTAAGACGTGCAGAGCAGTTGAAACAAGGTACCGACGTAATGGGTAACAAAACAAAAATTAAAGTAGTAAAAAATAAAGTAGCTCCACCATTTCGTATCGCGGAAGTAGATATTATGTACGGAGAAGGTATCTCACGTGAAGGCGAACTTGTTGATATGGCCGCAGAAGTAGATGTTATCAATAAGAGTGGTTCATGGTATTCTTATAAAGAAGAACGTATCGGTCAAGGTCGTGAAAATGCTAAACAATATTTAAAAGAGCATACTGATATTCGGGACGAAATCTCCAAGCGTGTTCGTGAAGAATATGAAATAGATGGCAGCAATAAAGAACCATTAGCAGAAACAGAAGAAACATTAAGCTTACTTGATGACGAATAATTAACCTGAAATACGTGTTAGGAAATTCACTTCCTGGCACGTATTTTTTACTATTTTAAAAAAACTATGGAAAATAAGCTGTCATTTCATTCCTTTTCTTGACATTGTAAGCTTTGACCTATAAAATTAAGTTGTATATTTTATATTGCTGGGAGACAAGGGAGATGTTTTTCCTTTGAAAATCGGCTTCAACTGAATGGGGAGATTAGCACTCGGTTGTTGATGAAAAATACGCATGTGCCAGAATTATGGCCACCGACATAACAATAACGAAAATTGAATAGCAAAGGAGGTGTAAGGATGACAATCGCAATCACGATCATCTCCAGTTTGCTTTTCTTAATCGTCGGTCTAGTTGTTGGTTCTCTAATTTTTAAATCTAGTACAGAGAAAAAACTGGCTGCTGCAAGGGGGACTGCGGAATTAATTGTAGAAGATGCAAAGAAAGAAGCAGAAACTACAAAAAAAGAAGCATTGCTTGAAGCGAAGGAAGAGAATCATAGGTTACGTACTGAAATCGAAAATGAACTTCGTGGGCGAAGAACAGAGACACAAAAAGCAGAAAATCGCTTATTGCAAAGGGAGGAAAACCTCGACCGTAAAGATACTTCTTTAAGTAAACGAGAAGCTACACTTGAAAGAAAAGAGGAGAGTATCAGTAAACGTCAACAACAAATTGAAGAGAAAGAAAGCAAACTAGCTGAGATGATTCAAGCGGAGCAGACAGAACTTGAAAGAATTTCTGCACTGAGCAAAGAAGAAGCGAAATCAATCATCCTTAACCAGGTAGAAGATGAATTAACACATGATACAGCAATCATGGTGAAAGAATCGGAAAACCGGGCGAAGGAAGAGTCGGATAAAAAAGCAAAGAATATTCTCTCACTAGCTATCCAGCGTTGTGCAGCTGATCATGTGGCAGAAACAACGGTATCTGTTGTTACCTTACCAAATGATGAGATGAAAGGACGGATTATCGGACGTGAAGGCCGTAATATCCGCACGCTAGAAACGCTAACAGGAATCGATTTGATAATTGATGATACACCGGAAGCAGTAATACTTTCCGGATTTGATCCAATTCGACGAGAAATCGCTAGAATCGCCTTAGAAAAACTTGTTCAAGATGGAAGAATCCATCCAGCTCGCATTGAAGAAATGGTGGATAAAGCCCGTAAAGAGGTGGACGAACACATTCGCGAAGTTGGTGAACAAGCAACATTTGAAGTGGGAATTCATTCCATTCATCCTGATTTAATAAAAATTCTTGGCCGCTTGCGTTACCGTACTAGTTACGGACAAAACGTTCTTAACCACTCGCTCGAAGTTTCGAAACTTGCTGGAATTTTAGCAGGGGAGCTCGGGGAAGATGTGACGCTTGCTAAACGGGCCGGACTACTTCATGATATTGGTAAAGCAATTGACCATGAAATTGAAGGAAGTCATGTAGAAATTGGCGTGGAACTTGCAACTAAATACAAAGAAAATGATGTAGTAATCAACAGTATTGCTTCTCATCATGGAGATACAGAGGCTACTTCTGTTATCGCTGTATTGGTGGCTGCAGCAGATGCGCTTTCTGCCGCAAGACCAGGAGCTCGTAGTGAAACGCTAGAAAACTATATTCGTCGTTTAGAGAAACTAGAAGAAATTTCTGAGTCTTACGATGGTGTAGAAAAATCTTATGCTATTCAAGCAGGACGTGAAGTACGTATCATTGTTGAGCCAGATGCTATCGATGATCTTGCTTCTTACCGACTTGCTCGCGACATAAGAAAACGAATTGAAGAGGAATTAGATTATCCGGGCCATATTAAAGTGACCGTCATTCGTGAAACAAGAGCAGTAGAATATGCTAAATAAAAATGAGAGATGCATCGCAAATTTATTTTGTGGTGTATCTTTTTTTAATCGGTTGCCTACCATGAATAAGAACGGTATAATCAAAAGATAACGTTTAAAGGGAGGCGGATTTTTTGAGTGAGTGGGAAATTTTGCCGATGCTACGAGAGCACTATTCAGCAGTAGCAGCAATTCATCAAGAAGGTATTGATACAGGTAATGCTACTTTTCAAGAAAAAACACTAACTTTAGGTGAGTGGAATCAAAAATATTTAACAATAGGCAGGTTGGTAGTTATTTTAAATGGACAAGTAGTTGGCTGGGCAGCATTACTCCCATTTTCTAGTATGAATGCATATAGGGGTGTTGCAGAGCTAAGTATATACATAGCAAAGAGCGCTCGAGGAAAAGGCATTGGAAAAGCTTTAATGCAAGCAATAATTCAAACAAGTGAAGAAAATGGCTTCTGGACACTCCAATCACTAATTTTCCCTGAGAATAAAGCTAGCATCGCACTTCATCACACATTTGGTTTCCGAACACTATGTATCCATGAAAAATTAGGTGAAATGAACGGAACTTTTCGTGATGTTGCCTTATTAGAACGAAGAAGTAATAGAAACGGAGAATAGAGAAATGAAATTATTATTTATAGGTGATGTTGTTGGCTCCATTGGTCGCGACGCCGTAACAGAATATTTACCACAATTAAAGAAAAAATATAAACCAACCATTACTGTAATCAATGGTGAAAATGCGGCAAGTGGTCGAGGTATTACGGAAAAAATTTACAAAGATTTTTTAGAGCTTGGTGCGAATGCAGTAACACTTGGTAACCATACCTGGGATAACCGTGATATTTTTGAATTTATCGATGATGCGAAATATCTTGTTCGTCCAGCGAACTTTCCTGATGATACAACACCTGGTACTGGAATGGTATTTGTAAAAAGTAATCAGCATGAGATTGCTGTTATTAATATGCAAGGCCGTACTTTTCTAGCAGACTTAGATGACCCCTTCCGCAAAATGGACGAATTAGTGGAAGAAGCTAAAAAACGAACAAATATCATTTTTGTTGATTTTCATGCTGAAACGACAAGCGAAAAGGAAGCGATGGGCTGGTATTTAGATGGACGAGTGACCGCTGTTGTTGGGACACACACCCATGTACAAACATCAGATAATCGGATTTTGCCGGAAGGGACTGCTTATCTTACAGATACTGGAATGACTGGACCATATGATGCGATACTTGGAATGGAAAAAGAAGCCGTTATCCGTCGTTTTAAAACGGCTCTTCCAACTAGATTTGAGGTACCAAAAACTGGTCGTGCAGTCTTATCAGGATGTTTGATTACACTTGATGAAACAACTGGGAAAGCGCAAAAAATCGATCGAATACTCATCAATGAAGACCACCCATTTTCCTTTGATTAAGAATGGAGATGAAATTGTGACTGTTTCAAAAGAAGAAATAATGAAAAAAGCAATGGAACTTCGTGACGCATTAGAACAAACGGAAGAAGTATCTTTTTACCGGTTAGCAGAAGAACGAATTAATGCTAACTCCAAAGTAGCGACAAAAGTTTCTAAAATAAAAGCACTACAAAAAGAAGTAGTCAATCTAGAACATTATCAAAAAATAGAAGCGATGAGACAAACGGAAAATCAAATTGATAATGTTAGAGCTGATATTGACTCATTACCAATTGTAACGGAATTTAGACGCGCACAAGAAGATGCTAATGATCTGCTACAATCTATCACTTCAGAGATAACTACCAAAGTAACAGAAGAACTAGAAAAAGATAATTAATCCTTTAAAACTGTCGAATTACTGGCAGTTTTTTCTTTTTGGCTTCACAGAAAAATAAAACTTTATGCTATAATGGAAGGATGAAAATGAAGTAAGGGATGATGAGATAATGACAGAATATACACCAATGATTAAGCAATACTTGGAAATCAAAGACAAATATCAAGATGCTTTCTTATTTTTCCGTCTGGGAGATTTTTATGAAATGTTCTTTGAGGATGCACTAAATGCTTCTCAAATTTTAGAAATTACACTTACTGGTCGTGAGGGTGGAACGAAAGAGAAAATCCCGATGTGCGGAGTTCCATATCATTCAGCGAGTGGGTATATTGATACCTTGATTGAAAAAGGATATAAAGTCGCTATTTGTGAACAAGTAGAAGATCCAAAAACAACAAAAGGCATGGTAAAACGAGAAGTGGTTCAATTAATTTCACCTGGAACTGTGATGGACGAACGGGGTCTTAAAGCAAAAGAAAACAACTATATTGCAGCACTTTACTGTTTTGAAGGAAAAGAATATGGTTTTGCTTACTCTGACCTATCTACCGGAGAGCTAAAATCCACAATTATCGATGCGAGTGAAGATCGCCTAATTAATGAGCTAACGACGCTTTCAACAAGAGAGTTAGTCGTATCATCAACTGAAAAAGAAGTACTTTCAAATGTAATGAAAGAGCAACTAGGTCTCACTTTTTCTATTCATGAAGAAAATGCGATTCCCACCGAAAACGAAAAGTTAGTTACTCGCCATATGTCTTTATCAGAAAAGCTGGCAATTGGTAAATTACTACATTATTTAAAAGAGACACAGAAACGAGATCTTGGTCATTTGCAACAAGCTGTCCACTATGAAACAAGTAGTTATATGAAAATGGATTATTATTCAAAACGCAACTTAGAACTAGCGGAGTCCATTCGTGGCAAAGGACGTCAAGGGACACTGCTTTGGCTACTTGATAATACGCAAACGGCGATGGGTGGTCGGATGTTAAAACAATGGATAGATCGACCGCTAATTGATCGTAAAAAAATTATCGAACGTCAAAACGATGTCAGTGAACTTATGGCTCATTTTTTCGAACGCTTAGAACTAGTAGAAAACTTAAAAAATGTATATGACCTAGAACGTCTTGCTGGTAGGGTTGCATATGGTAATGTTAATGCACGCGACTTGATTCAGCTGCGGAATTCGTTATATCAAATCCCACGCATTCGCGCAACACTACTTTCAATGAATACACCTAGTTTAACTGAGCTAGCAAATCAACTAGACCCATGCGAAGAATTGACTGAAAAACTAGAAGAAGCGATTATGGACTCTGCTCCAATTTCGATTCGCGAAGGCGGTATTATAAAGGACGGGTATAACAGTCAATTAGATACTTATCGTGATGCAAGCAGGAATGGCAAAACATGGATTGCTGAATTAGAACGGAAAGAGCGGGAATTGACAGGCATTAAAACGATGAAGGTGGGTTTTAATCGCGTTTTTGGTTATTACATTGAAGTTACCCGAGCGAATACGCATTTGCTTCCAGAAGGCCGATATGAGCGCAAACAGACCCTAACTAATGCCGAACGTTATATTACTCCAGAATTAAAAGAGAAAGAAAAACTAATTTTAGATGCGGAAGAGAAAAGCATGGAATTAGAATATCAATTGTTCACGGAAGTCCGAGAAACTGTAAAAGACTACATCGACCGCCTTCAAAAACTAGCAAAATCTGTTAGCGAAATTGATTGTTTACAAAGTTTTGCAGATGTTAGTGAGAAAAATCATTTTATTCGTCCAACACTTAGCGAGGATGGGTCACTCCATGTGAAACAAGGTCGTCATCCAGTCGTAGAAAAAGTGATGGGCGCACAAAGCTATGTAGCCAATGATTGCGATTTAGACGAAAATAGAGAAATATTATTAATTACTGGTCCGAATATGTCCGGTAAAAGTACGTATATGCGTCAAGTTGCATTGATGGCAATTTGTGCACAAGTAGGTTGTTTTGTACCTGCAGAAGAAGCAATTTTACCGATTTTCGACCAAATTTTTACAAGGATTGGCGCAGCTGATGATTTAATCGCCGGCCAAAGTACTTTTATGGTAGAGATGTTAGAAGCCCGGAATGCCATTGTTCATGCTACTAAGGATAGTTTAATTTTATTTGACGAAATTGGTCGCGGAACCGCTACTTATGATGGAATGGCATTAGCACAAGCAATTATTGAATATATTCATGAAAATGTACATGCCAAAACGTTATTTTCAACCCATTATCATGAATTGACTGACTTAGAAAAAGAGCTACGCGGTTTGCAAAATATCCATGTGAGTGCTGTAGAAGAAAATGGCAAGGTTGTTTTCCTTCATAAAATCAAAGAAGGACCAGCTGATAAAAGCTACGGGATTCATGTTGCTGAATTAGCCGAATTACCAAAATCGTTAATTGAACGCGCCAGCCGGATTCTCGAACAGCTTGAAAATGACGATAAAAAAATCATTATTTCCAGTGAAATGCAACCTGAAGAAATTCATGAGGAAATACAACTTTCGATGTTCCCAGTAGAGCCAGAGAGAAAAACATCTTCCAAAGAAGCGAAATTAATCAAAGAAATTGCTGCGCTAAATATTATGCAAATGACTCCAATGGATGCAATGAATAAATTATATGAACTACAAAGTAAAACGCATTAAAAAGAGAAAGGCGGGGCTCTAAATGGCTAAACATATCGTAGAATTAACGGATGCTTTATCTAATAAAATAGCTGCTGGAGAAGTAGTAGAACGACCTGCGTCTGTTGTAAAAGAGCTGGTAGAGAATGCGATTGATGCCGGTAGTACGGTAATTGATATCCTAGTAGAAGAAGCAGGATTAAATAAAATTACTATCATTGATAATGGGAGTGGGATTGAAGAAGAGGATGTCGCTACAGCTTTTCTTCGTCATGCAACAAGCAAAATTAAAAATGAAGCAGACTTATTTCGTGTCCATACTTTAGGCTTTCGTGGGGAGGCGCTTCCAAGTATTGCTTCCGTATCACATTTATCCATGGAAACATCTACTGGTGAATCCAAAGGTACAAGCATTTCACTAGAAGGCGGGAAAATCATCGAACAAAAAAGTGGACATGCAAGAAAAGGGACGCAAATTGAAGTATCACAGCTATTCTTTAATACACCAGCCCGCTTAAAATACTTAAAAAGTTTACCGACTGAACTTGGAAACATCACAGACATTTTAAATCGCTTAGCTTTAGCTCATCCAGACATTAGCTTCCGTTTTTCACATAACGGCAAATCGATATTACAATCGAATGGTAACGGAGATTTAAGACAAGTTATTGCAGCAATTTATGGTGTTTCGATTGCCAGAAAGTCCATTCCTGTAGAAGCAGAGTCGCTTGATTTTAAAATATCAGGCTATGCAGTTTTACCAGAAGTAAATCGCTCTAACCGAAATTATATATCGACAATTATTAATGGTCGCTTTATTAAAAATTTTGCCTTAGTAAAAGCAATTCAAGAAGGCTACCATACACTTCTACCAATTGGCCGTTTTCCAATTATTGTTCTTCAAATTGAAATGGATCCTATTATTGTAGACGTAAATGTCCATCCAGCAAAATTAGAAGTTCGTTTAAGCAAAGAAAAAGAACTGGGGCAACTAATTAGTCAAATGATTAAACAAGCTTTCCATGAATTGCAACTTATTCCAGATGGAGAGGTATCAAAAAAACAGAAAGAACTTCAAAAATCAGAACAAATTCAGATGTCATTTGAAGAGAATAAACCGAAAGAGGAATCACCGACACTATTCTCTAAACCAAATATTCCAGAATATATTCCTTCAGATGATGATGCTCCAATCGAAACGGATTTCATTTTAGAATCAGCTCCAGTTTATTCACCCGAAGAAGAAATAGAGCATCCAGAAACACCAAAAGAACGCATCCCCAAAATGTATCCTATTGGTCAAATGCATGCTACCTATATCTTTGCTCAAAATGAAAATGGTTTATATATTATCGACCAGCACGCAGCACAAGAACGAATTAAATATGAATTTTATCGCGAGAAAATTGGTGAAGTAAGTCGCGAACTGCAAGAGTTACTTGTACCAATTGTATTAGAGTTTCCAGCAGATGAATATGTTCGTCTAGAAGAGCAAAAGGCAAAACTAGAAGAAGTGGGAGTATTTTTAGAAAGCTTCGGCCAAAACAGCTACATTATTCGTGCGCACCCAACGTGGTTTCCGAAAGGCCAAGAAGAGGAAACGCTTCGAGAAATTATTGACGAAGCTTTAACTTCTCCAAGCATTAGTATTCACAAGCTCAGAGAAGATACGGCAATAATGATGAGCTGCAAAAAATCGATCAAAGCAAACCATTATTTAACAATGAAAGACATGGAAGCTTTACTGGATACGTTAAGAGAAGCTAGTGATCCATTTACTTGCCCACATGGTCGTCCTGTCATTATTCAATACTCCACCTACGAACTTGAAAAAATGTTTAAACGTGTTATGTAAAAGAGGAGGTATTATCATTGGCTTTACCATTTTCCAGTCAAACAATCATCCCAGCAGCGCATAACCAAAAAGATATGGAGAAAATATTAGAATTAGACAGTACGTATATGGTTATGTTAGAAACGCATGTAGCTCAATTAAAAGCATTAGTTAAATTTGCCCAAGCAGGCGGAAAAAAAGTATTGCTACATGCCGATTTAGTCAATGGACTAAAAAATGATGAATACGCGATTGATTTTTTATGCAAAGAAATTTGTCCAGATGGTATCATTTCAACTAGAGGTAATGCTATTATCAAAGCTAAGCAACATAAAATGCTCGCCATTCAACGTTTATTTATGATTGATTCTAGTGCCTATAACAAGGGTGTCGCGCTTATTCAAAAAGTACAACCAGATTGTATCGAACTATTGCCAGGCATTATCCCGGAGCAAGTGCAAAAAATGACAGAGAAATTGCATATACCTGTTATTGCAGGTGGTTTAATAGAAACAACCAATCAAATTGACCGAGTGCTAGCTAGTGGAGCAATAGCTGTAACAACGTCGAACAAATACTTATGGTGAGTGAAAGCGGAGGGACTCGTAAATCGAGCCTCCGCTTTTTTATGAAAAACAATGAAAACGCCATATAATCCTCTCAAGCATTGCAAATACACAGGTTAAGCGTTATCTTCCTGTTTTAAAAATAATCTCTGTTTTAAAACTGTGTCATAACAGTGGTGGGTCTGCTAGGTAGTACAGGGAAGAAAATAAATTAAAATTAGAATAAAATTAGAATGATGATAATTTAATAAAATGGCTTCATATGGCGATGTTCATCAGTTTTTAATATAAATGACACAGAAAATTCATAAAAAACTTTGAAAATAAATGCACAAAACTGTAGTATTTTTTATAGAATATGTTATGATAACAGTGTAGATTATTTCTAATTCAGTTTGCTCACAAAAGCACGCTCGAGAATGAACAATAAATGGAGGTTATATGATGACTGAACAATGGTATGAATTCGCAGGTGGTAACTGGCAACAAGAAGTAGATGTACGTGACTTTATCTTAAAAAACTATCGCTTATACGATGGTGACGACTCTTTTCTAGTAGGCCCTACTGAAGCAACAACAAAACTTTGGGATCAAGTAATGGACTTAACTAAACAAGAACGTGAAAACGGTGGCGTACTCGATATGGATACCAAAATCGTTTCAACCATTACTTCACATGACCCAGGTTACTTAAACAAAGATTTAGAAAAAGTAGTTGGTGTACAAACTGATGTACCTTTCAAACGCGCTTTACAACCATTCGGCGGAATCCGTATGGCAGAAGTGGCAGCTGAATCTTATGGTTTTAAAGTAGACGAAGAAATTAGTCACATTTTCTCTGAATATCGCAAAACACATAACCAAGGTGTATTCGATGCTTACACTGCAGAAATGCGTGCAGCTCGTAAATCAGGCGTAATTACCGGACTTCCAGATGCTTATGGTCGTGGACGTATTATCGGTGACTACCGTCGTGTAGCACTTTATGGTGTGGACTTCTTAATTAAACAAAAGAAAAATGATTTAAATAATACAGGCTTACGCACAATGAGCGATGATGTTATTCGTCAACGTGAAGAACTAAACGAACAAATTCGCGCTCTAGGTGAATTGAAAGTACTTGGCGAAAAACATGGTTTCGATCTTGGGCGCCCTGCAAAAACTGCGCAAGAAGCTTTCCAATGGTTATATCTTGGTTACCTTGCTGCAATTAAAGAACAAAATGGTGCTGCAATGAGTTTAGGTCGTACTTCTACATTCCTCGATATTTATGTAGAACGCGATTTACGCAATGGTCTAATTACAGAAGAAGAAGCGCAAGAAATTGTCGATCACTTCATTATGAAATTACGTCTTGTCAAATTTGCTCGTACACCTGATTACAACGAATTATTCTCTGGAGATCCAACTTGGGTTACTGAATCCATCGGTGGTATTACTGAAGAAGGTGTTCCACTTGTAACGAAAAACTCCTTCCGTTTCTTACACACATTAGATAACTTAGGACCTGCTCCAGAACCAAACTTGACAGTACTATGGTCGACTCATTTACCATCAGGATTCAAGAAGTTCTGTGCGAAAATGTCCATTAAAACATCAGCTATTCAATACGAAAATGATGATGTTATGCGTCCTAAATGGGGAGACGATTACGCAATCGCATGTTGTGTATCCGCAATGCGTGTTGGTAAACAAATGCAATTCTTTGGCGCTCGTGCTAACCTTGCTAAAACACTTCTTTACGCAATCAATGGTGGTATTGATGAAAAATCGAAAGCACAAGTTGGACCAGCATATCGTCCAATCGAAGGCGATGTATTAGAT
The nucleotide sequence above comes from Listeria ivanovii subsp. londoniensis. Encoded proteins:
- a CDS encoding glycerol-3-phosphate responsive antiterminator; protein product: MALPFSSQTIIPAAHNQKDMEKILELDSTYMVMLETHVAQLKALVKFAQAGGKKVLLHADLVNGLKNDEYAIDFLCKEICPDGIISTRGNAIIKAKQHKMLAIQRLFMIDSSAYNKGVALIQKVQPDCIELLPGIIPEQVQKMTEKLHIPVIAGGLIETTNQIDRVLASGAIAVTTSNKYLW
- the pflB gene encoding formate C-acetyltransferase codes for the protein MTEQWYEFAGGNWQQEVDVRDFILKNYRLYDGDDSFLVGPTEATTKLWDQVMDLTKQERENGGVLDMDTKIVSTITSHDPGYLNKDLEKVVGVQTDVPFKRALQPFGGIRMAEVAAESYGFKVDEEISHIFSEYRKTHNQGVFDAYTAEMRAARKSGVITGLPDAYGRGRIIGDYRRVALYGVDFLIKQKKNDLNNTGLRTMSDDVIRQREELNEQIRALGELKVLGEKHGFDLGRPAKTAQEAFQWLYLGYLAAIKEQNGAAMSLGRTSTFLDIYVERDLRNGLITEEEAQEIVDHFIMKLRLVKFARTPDYNELFSGDPTWVTESIGGITEEGVPLVTKNSFRFLHTLDNLGPAPEPNLTVLWSTHLPSGFKKFCAKMSIKTSAIQYENDDVMRPKWGDDYAIACCVSAMRVGKQMQFFGARANLAKTLLYAINGGIDEKSKAQVGPAYRPIEGDVLDYKEVMEKYDAMMEWIAELYLNTLNVIHYMHDKYAYERIEMALHDTEVLRTMATGIAGLSVAADSLSAIKYATVRPIRDEDGIVVDYEIEGDYPKYGNNDDRVDEIAVDLLKTFMTKVRKHKTYRDAVHTTSVLTITSNVVYGKKTGNTPDGRRAGEPFAPGANPMHGRDTKGALASLSSVAKLPYEYGQDGISNTFSIVPKALGREDESQINNLVAMLDGYSTKMGHHLNINVFNRDTLLDAMDHPEEYPQLTIRVSGYAVNFIKLTREQQLDVIHRTMHESM